The genomic DNA CCTGTCACGCCCCGTCGTATAGAGTGTTCGTCCGGTTCCCCGACGGTCGCGTTCGAGTCGGCACTCGAATGCCCGTGACGGGCCACAGCCTCGGTCCGCACCCGGGTTGCGTCCGCGCCGTTCTCGGGTCGCTCCGAATATCGCGCTCTTCGGTCCGAAGGGGGTTCGAACGACCTCGACCACGTTGCGAGGGAGCCGCACGCGGTCGATCACGTCGCCGTCACTCGGTCGACAGCCGGCCCGGGTTCCACTCGCCCTCGAAGTCCTCGTGGAGGTACGGCTTCGCGTTCTCGCCGGCGTACGTCGCGACGAGCTGGCCGTCGCCCTCCAGGTGGTACTTGTAGGTCGTCAGCCCCTCCAGGCCGACCGGCCCGCGGGCGTGGGTCTTGCCGGTGCTGATCCCGACCTCCGCGCCCAGGCCGAAGCGGTAGCCGTCGGCGAACCGCGTCGACGCGTTGTGGAAGACGCTCGCGGCGTCGATCTGCCGCATAAACTGCTCGGCGTGTTCCGCGGTCTCGGTGACGATCGACTCGGTGTGCTTCGAGCCGTAGGTGTTGACGTGGTCGATGGCGTCCTCCAGCGAGTCGACGATCTTCACCGCGAGGATCAGGTCGCCGTACTCGGTCGACCAGTCCGCCTCGCTCGCGGCGTCCATCTCGACGACCTCCCGAGCGCGCTCGTCGCCGCGGAGTTCGACGTCCGCCTCGCGGTAGCGGGCGGCGAGGTCGGGCAGCAGGTCCTCGGCGACCGACTCGTGGACGAGAAGCGTCTCGACGGCGTTACAGACCGCCGGGTACTGCACCTTCGCGTCGAAGGCGACGTCGGCGGCCATCTCGAGGTCCGCGTCCTCGTCGGCGTAGACGTGACAGATCCCCTCGGTGTGGCCGAGCACCGGGATCTTCGTGTTGTCCTGGACGTAACTGACGAACTCCGAACTGCCCCGCGGCATGAGGAGGTCGACGGCGTCGTCGCGTTCGAGGAGCGTTTCGACGTCCTCGCGGGCCTCGATGAGCTGTGCCCACCCGTCGGGGATCTCCGCCGTCGCGTCGCGGATCACGTCGTAGAGGACCCGATTCGAGTGCGCGGCCTCGCTGCCGCCCTTCAGGACGACGGCGTTGCCCGACTTGAGGCTGAGCGCGGCGATCTGCACCAGCGCGTCCGGCCGCGACTCGAAGACGGTCCCGAGCACGCCGATCGGGACGGCGACCTTGTACAGTTCGAGGTCGTCGTCGAGCCGTCGGGCTTCGAGCGTCCGGCCGAGGGGGTCCTCCTGGCCGGCGACGCTTCTGACCATCTCGGCGATGCTCTCTAACTTCGACTCCGAGAGCTTCAGCCGGTCGACGAACGCCTGGGTGTACTCGCCCGCCTCCAGCATCTCCTCGCCAGCCGCGACGTCCTTCGCGTTGGCCTCGAGGATCTCCTCGCTTCTGGCCTCGATGCCGTCGGCGATGGCGTGGAGCGCCTCGTTCCGGGCCGACTCCGAGAGGTTCGCCAGCTGCAGCGCTGCGGACTGTGCTTCCGTCACTTTCGTGTCGGCCGACTTCTCGGCCGTCGTGCTGCGTTCTGTCATACGTGACCGTTGATCGGGACGAAAATAGTTCCCACGGGTTGTTCGGTGGCGATCCGTTCGAGGACGTCCGGCTCCGTCGAGCGGGCGATGATCGCCGGCCGTCCGTGTTCGCTCACTCTCCGGGCGCCCTGGACCTTCGTCCGGATGCCGCCGAACGAGCCGCTCGCCGTCGACTCGACGATCCGTTCGACCTCGTCGTAGTTGCGGCCGACCGCCTCGATGAGCGTCGCCTCCGCGTCCTCCTTCGGGTTTCCGGTGTAGACGCCGCCGACGTCGGTGAGCGTGACGAGCAGGTCGGCGTCGACGCCGATCGCGATCGACGAGGAGATCATGTCGTTGTCGCCGATGCGGATCTCCTCGGTCGCGACGGCGTCGTTCTCGTTGACGATGGGGACGACGCCCCACTCTAAGAGCGTCTCGACCGTGTTCTTGAAGTTGGTGAACCGGTCGGTGTCCTCGAGGTCGTGCTCGGTCACGAGGATCTGCGCGACCGTCAGGCCGTAGCGCTCGAAGCTCTCCGTGTACCGGCGCATCAGGTGGCTCTGGCCGATCGTCGACAGCGCCTGGGACTCCTCGACGGTGTCGTCGGGGTCGAACCCGATCCGGCCCTTGCCGGCGCCGATCGCGCCCGAGGAGACGAGGATGACCTCCTTGTCGCGCTCGACGAGGTCGGCCACGTCGTCGACGAGCTTGTCGAGCTTGCCGTCGTCGAGGTTCGACTCCTCGTCGGTGAGCGAGTTCGTGCCGGCCTTGACGACGACCCGGCCGGCCTCGGCGGCGAGCCGCCGTGCCTCTTTGAGCTCCGCCGCGGCGACGGCCCCGCTCATTTTTCGGCTTCCTCGGCCAGTTCGGCGGAGCGTCGCCGCGCGGCGCTCAGGGCGTCGCCGACGTCCGACTCCACGCTGCTGTCCCACAGGACCTCCATCCCCTCGATCGTCGTCCCGCCCGGCGAGCAGACGGCGTCGAT from Halobellus limi includes the following:
- the proB gene encoding glutamate 5-kinase, whose product is MSGAVAAAELKEARRLAAEAGRVVVKAGTNSLTDEESNLDDGKLDKLVDDVADLVERDKEVILVSSGAIGAGKGRIGFDPDDTVEESQALSTIGQSHLMRRYTESFERYGLTVAQILVTEHDLEDTDRFTNFKNTVETLLEWGVVPIVNENDAVATEEIRIGDNDMISSSIAIGVDADLLVTLTDVGGVYTGNPKEDAEATLIEAVGRNYDEVERIVESTASGSFGGIRTKVQGARRVSEHGRPAIIARSTEPDVLERIATEQPVGTIFVPINGHV
- a CDS encoding glutamate-5-semialdehyde dehydrogenase, translating into MTERSTTAEKSADTKVTEAQSAALQLANLSESARNEALHAIADGIEARSEEILEANAKDVAAGEEMLEAGEYTQAFVDRLKLSESKLESIAEMVRSVAGQEDPLGRTLEARRLDDDLELYKVAVPIGVLGTVFESRPDALVQIAALSLKSGNAVVLKGGSEAAHSNRVLYDVIRDATAEIPDGWAQLIEAREDVETLLERDDAVDLLMPRGSSEFVSYVQDNTKIPVLGHTEGICHVYADEDADLEMAADVAFDAKVQYPAVCNAVETLLVHESVAEDLLPDLAARYREADVELRGDERAREVVEMDAASEADWSTEYGDLILAVKIVDSLEDAIDHVNTYGSKHTESIVTETAEHAEQFMRQIDAASVFHNASTRFADGYRFGLGAEVGISTGKTHARGPVGLEGLTTYKYHLEGDGQLVATYAGENAKPYLHEDFEGEWNPGRLSTE